The nucleotide sequence GCAATGACTTTAACATCCTATTTAGACTTAGGTAATACCCTtaacaccttttcaacttgttacTCCATGGGAATGTCTTTTCCTAAGGAGGTCAATTCATTTGTTAGTGCAGTAAGCCTGGTCATCATTTCATGAAGAGATCCATTCTTTTTCATCTTGAAAGCTTCATATTCAGTAAAGAGAAGGACAATTCTAAACTTCCTTACTTGAGAGGTACCCTCATGAGCATTGACCAGGGCATCctaaatttgcttagcagtggtacAGTTTGATACTCTGTTGTATTCAACTGGCCATAATCCACTGACCAAGATATTTTTGGCCTTAGCATTCTTCTTTAATGCTAGCAAGTCATCAGCAATAAACTCACTTCTTACCTTCTTGACCTGTTCACCATCAACCagcttcattggaatagtaggaccatcagtgatcTTATCCCACAATTCATAGTCTTCCCCTTGAATGAACATTTCCATCCTAGCTTTCCATTagataaagtgagaaccatcaaagggtggaggtctagtagttgactgaccttcactaTGACCAGTAAgaggtgcggaattcatcatagtgatcttttcttaggtgctaacctgattaagacaacctcgctctgataccactcgTTAAAGTACGTACCCTACTGATTTTACTGTTTTACTCTATTAGTTGCCTATCAGTGGAACAAGTATACTAATGTGGTTCACTTATGAAGAGTAAATGAGAAGACaatatttttatgtggaaaacactcATCTCAAAAAAGGTGTAAataaccacgacctgtacctttacaggatttaaccccaacttcactaataCTCTTAAGCCTTaataatcaacaaattacaagactcttgtaaATTAagaattaaactctaactcctagttctacaataacacaaatcttcccaagataagtgttcccaagtcttcgagttccctaacttgaagacacaactcctaactcaatttatatttcactgagactagaactaaaactcattacaactcaaaaaaCCAATCTATTACACAATGTCTATGACTCTCTAAGTAAGGaactaggttcttcttcaagcTAGAGAACGAATTTGTTGATTGATGTTTTTCTTATTGGTGCGTGGGTGAAACTCTTTGAAGTAGTCTCTTTTATTTAAGCCAACTCTTGATGAAGTCCTCTAGATGATGTAGTCTTCTTTTTTCAATAGGACTCTCAATTAGTTTCACTCCTTGTTGCAATCTATCTCCTTGTCTGGGTAGGATTCCTTTATTAACTCAATCTTCAAGTGTCATGTTTATCTTCTTTCCAAACTTCTTTTCTGCACGTGACAAATGCTGAATTTGCTTGCTTATCAACTTCTGACTTCAACCATGATTTATCATCAGCCTTGCTCAACACTTTCTCCTGTAAGGACCAGCATgactaacatgtttcattcatacgtcaatcatcaaaacttcatttctctaacatatttcttcttcatcttatttctttaaataacatacttctttgataatttttgaaaaacttgtgttgaaggtgttaaaaacttcataggtgttcttgatatattcttgaacttgtgttaaagTGTTTGTGCAAACATACATATTGTGTACCCAAAAACGACATTTTTTTTGGTATAAACCAAAAAGAATGTCAACCGTCCTATATTTAGACAcagtttaactttaaaatttttcattttagcttaatgatatgatttatagTCACAAACTTCTAAAACTTGTTTTAGGTCACAAACTTTACGTGCTacataatttgggatggaggAGCATATGACCCTATATTATACCCCCTTTTATCCGAGTTTATGTGATACTTTTCACATTTTGAGAGTCAAATGGATACTGATATTATGTCTTATAGATGCTGATATTATGtcttatacttgtatttataGTACTCTGCTTAATTGTTTACCTAACTCTTCATCAGTTAGTAACTTATTATAAGAGACATTGTTATTCTACTTGTGTTTCTCCAGACTTTGTagctctattttttctttatttttttattgttaataTTCCAGTTTCAATGCAACACTAATGCTGGAAACTCTTCGAGGGAAGAAGATGTTATTCGCGGGCGATTCCTTGAACAGAGGACAGTATGTTTCTATGGTTTGTCTGGTTCATAGACTCATTCCTGAGAATGCTAAATCCATGAAAACTGTTGGTAGTTTCGACGTTTTCACCATTAAGGTAATTATCTCTAGCTATTAGTACCAATATTGGCATGTTGGGAACAATGAAAGAAATAACTGATTATTCTTTCTGCtataggtattatttttttctttcaaaaaagaaagaatcatGGTAACCGTTTGAGCTAACGAAATTAGTAATATTATCCGTGaacatattaaataatataatagagAAGTAAAGATTGTAAATACCGGAACCATAATTCAAGTAGGCGATGGCATTGCTCGTATTCACTAAGATGTCTcgtatttctcaaaaaaaatgatttgattGATGGGATTTGGTATGAGATCGATGATCTCGATGAGATTGATATTTCAATCTTTCTTCTCAGAACATATTGATTTTACCCCATAAGCGGGACCAAGCATGTAGCCGCCAGAAGCAGAACCCCATACTTCTTCTAGAGAATCTCCTAATTGTTCCAGAGCAACTAGAAAgagattttttaatcaaaaagaaTTTGGTTTGGATGTAGGATACCATCCAGAAGTTTTCGCAACTCGTCAAGGTACTGCAGGAAAAAAAACAGCAAAAATCCGATCCAATTTATCATAATCGATTAGTTAACATGTTGGTTAACTGTATTCTGAAACATGGAAAAAAATCATTGACTTTTTGAGCTTAAGTGTAGGTAGACATAATGTATCCCGTGCTAGTAATGCTTTTTGTGAAAGATCAGTCCCTTTTGTCCCAGAGGAATGTTCTTTCTGCTGTCCTTTCAATCAAAATAACAACCTTTTAGGTAATAGAAAACGTTGTGAGTAGTATATATGTAAGGAGAACACTATAGATTTTAGTAGGTGTACTCATCCTGTAGAGGACAAAAATCTTGAAGTCCGGGATGCTACTCTACCTTGCATCTTCTCGGCCAATGGTTGACATTGAATCGGTGATAGTATCTTAAGGTTAAAGTACACCAAGAAATGGAATGTGTTCTATGATTAGAAGTTGAGTGTTGAACCTTAGATCACTGTCACTGAAGTGCAGTTTACTGGTTTGTACATTGTTGTTCCTTAGATTAGTTGAATTTACTGTCTTCACGAATTGGATTTGAGCAAATATCTCTTCGCAATTTGCCTTTTAATCGATCATGAGGAGGGTTTCCACTTTAGTACTCAGGTCGGCTGAAATGGCTAGGCTCCCGTGACATGAAGAAATTCAGTATAGCAACAGTTGTGTCGTCCCCATGTCCTCCAGGTTGAAGAGTTGTAGTGGATTGCTCCTCAACTTTGGGACCTGATCCCAAACAGATTCAAAACAGCAAGAACTAGGGAAAACTTAATAATAAAGTACGTAGAGAAAGTAAATGACAGACACAACAATTTTACGTGgaaaaagggagaaaaaccacgacctgcctcCAGGATATCTAAAGCTTCACTATATCCAAGCAACTTGAAAACAGACTCCAAACTTCAAgaattaaactcttaatcctTCTTTTTCTAGTAATAACTCTATAACAAAGAAAACACACAATAACTCTATTGCACCACAcaccagctaactctaactggaaTGATAAGCTAACTCTAGTTTGAAAACCACCTAGAGTGATTACAAAGAAATGAGTACACTACAACACCTACTAATAATCATGCAAGCAGCAGTAAGCAACATTTAAGATCACAATACAAAGACTCAAGTACAACAAGTAAAATATAACTTGATGAGCTATCAGTCCCCTGTTGCAAAGTGAGTCTTTGATCTAAGAGCTTCAAGAGAGATTTTTGTTTAAGTATATGAAAGCTTGGTTTTCTTGTTGGAGAAGACGAGCAATATATATATGACAAAAGAAAACCTAGGAAGAATACTGTTGGCTGAGACAAAAAGGTTGCAACAGCTTTCCACCAGTCTTTTGTACTTTCGTCCAGTTGGTGGTTGACTATGATAGTGGCAGGTAAGTCCAATCTATTCCCTAAGTAATAGCAGCTTTTTCATCACACAATCTTCAGGAAACAGGTCCCAACATGCAATTTGTCAATCATCACTTAACACGGGCTTTCTTGAAGAATAGAGCATTATTGTATCCAGCACATCCTGGATCATTCTATCATCAATCCTCTTTAGTGCCCTCTACCACCACCGCTATTCGAGTAACATGTGCAATAAAACTCAAATGTTGTTGTCTGTTTAGTACTTTTCCCAGTGCATAATATCACTTCGTTTTATCTTCTTCCATACTTTAGTCATGGGATGATCAGATTCTTCCATGTTTCCTCAGCTTCTATCTTGTATGATATATAGACTATACATTGCTGTGAAGTAAAAGATTTTATTCATTGAATATACCTTCACTTTACCATGAACATCTTACATGTAATTCATTGAATTAAGTAGCCTTTACGATAATAGGTCTACTAGTCATGTTACATGGCCTAGAAAACACTGTAGTACATCTTTATCCTCCATACTATTGATAAAAACCATGAAATATACTTCATTATGATAGTAGATTTTAGGCTTTGAGATAGAAATTGTCACCAAGATTGGTTTTCCTAAAGCTAATTGTATTCATACTACAATTTGATCAATTAGTAACATTGGTCTCATATTACAAATATATAAAGTTAGCTTCTATTTGCAGGCTTACAATGCAACAATTGAGTTTTACTGGGCACCATTTTTGCTGGAATCAAATTCTGATAATCCAGGCAAACATAGGATTGAAGAAAGAGTTGTTCGAAAAGATTCAATAAACACACATGGAAATAATTGGAAAGGGGCTGACATAATTGTGTTTAATACTTACCTTTGGTGGAGGAGTGGCTCCCgttttaatattttgtaatttcCTTGGCTCTTTCTTCTGATTTATCTATGTATCTATTTATTTAATGCTCTTTGTTAGTTACGTATCTCACTAGTGGCCGAGTCAGAATTTTCACAAAatgaatataattcaaataataaagaagtACATGCaggaagaaactaaaaaaattcagcATCTGCTATATACAGTGTAACTTCTAGCGAAGGGGATTTAAATGAACCTCGTTGAACCCCTAGCTCCTCCCCCAGATCCGATCACAAGGTCCTAAGATTGGAAATACTCGGAGTTTTGGGCTTagatattatttcaaaattttttcttataattCAAAACTTATAACGTTTAAATTCTGGATTTTTCATTGCTTGTAGGCAAGGATCTTTTGATGATGAAGTGAAAAATATAGTGGAGGTATCCACAGAGGAGGCATATGGCATGGCAATGAGGAGTATGTTGAGATGGATTAAAGAGAATATGGATCCAAAAAAAACTAGAGTTTTCTTTACTAGTATGTCACCTTCTCATGAAAGGTGAGTAAAACTACAAACTTTTATCCCTCCCCTCAAGTAAAGAAAGAAATGTTCCTATCTCCTTCTCTTGCTATATGGTACATTTTTGCtttaacaaaaaaaggaaaataaattggTGTTTGGACAATATTTGATTGAAATAGAacaaaaatatttgaagttgGAAAACAGTATTTGAAAGTAATTGTTTTGGAAaatttgggaaaaaaattgaagatgtTGGAGTGAAAGCTATTATTTCACTTGAACTACTatagtgtgtttggtatgaagaaaatatttttaaaaaatatattttttaaatttctcatATTTCGCGGGCTAAATatattcttttagaaaaataagataaataagaaaaatgttctttttgtgaaattacaaaaaataagttTCTTAAATGATATTTCTTGGTAATTGTCCCCCATCTCCCCCTCTCAACATCTCATTCCCACCACAAATCATCCACCATCACCCACATAGTTTGGGAGTGAACAattaaaaaaccctaaaataaaactaacaatTTTAAATAACATTTTAGAATTTTGGGATTGTATTTTACCATTGAGAATTAACATATCCACTCTTTGTTTGTCAGGAGCACAGAATGGGGAGGAGAACCAAATAAGAATTGTTACAATGAAACAAAAATGATAGAGGATCCAAATTATTGGGGATCAGATAGTAGAAAAAGTATAATGCAAGTGATTGGAGAAGAATTTGGCAAATCAAAAGAGCCAATTACATTTCTCAACATTACACAACTATCAAGTTATAGAAAAGATGCACATACAACAATTTACAAGAAGCAATGGAATAAATTAACACAAGAGCAACTAGCAAATCCATTCAGCTATGCAGATTGTTTTCATTGGTGTTTGCCTGGCCTTCAAGATACTTGGAATGAACTTTTATTCACAAAACTTTTTTATCCTTAGATAATTTTATGGACGATTCGCGGTTTGTGTTTGGCAAATCAATTAGAACATTAACACTTGTATTTGGATATTGTCCTTTGTGTATACTTCTTTTTAGTCAatcgattttgattttttttaggcAATTGATTTTGATCAAACTGGTTATTGTGAATATGTGAACATTTATAGAAGGGACCATGTCCAAATACACTTGTATTAAGGAGCAAGTcccctttatatatatacaaattaaaGAACATATATACATACGTATGGGGTCACGAGAATTCAGTAGTGTTTGCTTAgatcatatacatatatttgtgaagttaaatattattataatattaactTGAGATTGTTGTAAGAGAATCTATTACTCATTCAATGTTAAAGAAAGAGAGGATTATGAAATTAgcatagaagaaattaaaaaaggagAAAGGACATAAATAGTACTTCGAATAAAACTATTAACACGAAAATAACCATTGAATTTTAGTCTCGTTTTCTAACCATTTGCTAGCAGTtttatacaatactgatataaatttgatacatatcttatacagATATGTATTCTATACAATAAAGATACAATTTTTATGTGCATCTTATacaatatatctataatctatatctataatacattaaaagtgtgaaaacaaagttatttgaacttttttccttcattaaaagacttttcttagacaaaatcgtcttttcactattttctttaatttattatttaattattttttactatattaactaaacctcctaaaatatatgggactccaaaaatatatgcaaaaaaattaattaatatttttctttctactatctaactaaaaaaatactcctaaaataagactttattaagaaaatatttctataaatatacGTTAGGACTCTATTACCATGTTTTAGATCTAGACAATTTGTCATCTAATATTCTCCAAAGTATTGTAgttaattaattcaatattttggattGTAATgtttttcttatgaaattatgctatgaattATTATATATGGTAAAGATAAATTCGTCTGTGGACAATTGAAATTTGGGTTCAATTTGTATctttattacttctttttttctaagttaattaatataattctCAATATTTGTATTGTTTATTTCACATTTATGTGTGTTCTTTTGTTTTTGCTTCGTCACGGAAGTTGAGATTGATACTTTCTTATATGTATCTTGATGTTGTTGTAAGTATGTcatgttaatatttatatttattgaatgATGTATGTTCTTATGgagtattttattaatttgatgcTCTCTCGATTTTTTAACTTTGCGGTTATACTTTAATCAATTAAAGTTAATTTTCTTACCTGTTGGTAAGCCTGTCAAACGGGTCGGGTTGACTCCGCCCAACTCGGCCCGAACTGGCCCATTTAATGAAATCAGCCCGGTAAGACCAAGGGCATTAGGGAACCGAGTATCGGGCCGGGTTTTTTattttgggcccggttaaccAGGCTCGGACCTAACCCGATTGGGGCCCTCTGGTTAACCAACCCGGCCcgaatttatttttaatttttttaaaatttttggattttgggccaaactagacgttggcccaacggctatatatctgtttttgggtccaaacggctagtttgagccaattaattaaaaaaaaaattacttttaaaattattttttaatccccaaaaaaattctataaataccctacaccttcaaatcatttttcacacaatttttaattctctcaaatctcaattctcaaatattctataaatttaattttctaaagtgctcactttaaatttttaattttgtgattacaaagtacgagtggaagtttctaaagtcgcaaccttcggatactttcaaaatttggtattgtctccatctcttacgtttattttttatttagtgtattaattgttgaatatttaattttattatatttgtgtattttgaatttttttcagtttaatttatattatggataaattaagaaacctcgctactaaaggtgttaaaaaattttgtaccggaagcggtagtggtagtaaaaagcgaattattagcggtagaggtagttcaagtagtagatatacccgtgtgcctccgaCACCATTtaatcaaccttttgaggaagaagtaggtatacctttaggtgtaggtgctcacgatatggattatgtagaagctcaggaaaattacggtatataagaagaaaataaagtagatgcggttaatttagatgaagatgatgaaaatattggtgaaacacccgcagtagaaaatgttaacgttagatctgaatcggttaatctcccttcccgtcctccccgtgccccaagagctcgtaaaataactagtattgcatggcaattttttgaatgtatatcagatactgaggtgcaatacaatatttgtcaacaaatatataagcataaaagcggaggcaagcaagggggtacgggtacgttagtGAGACATATAGGTaatgctcacgaaagagagttaaatattgcacgatgTGGTGGGGAttttggtgggccaacgcaaactagaatggacccagcaactggttaggtaacgaagaagtataataaattgagggaccgggaagaaatagctaaaatggtagctatgGGTTGTTTTCCTTGTAGTTTtgcttcttctgatgcctttattcattatattcaagcaatttataatcctatgtttaatggtgttcctagAAGTACTCGTCGATCTgattttttagacttcattcacaaaattattttatttatcaacattgttaaaaaatattcaatgtagattgtccctaacttctgatcttggtcgtgctgtaagtaaaaataattatttaaccattacttgtcactggatggatagtaattttgtgatgcaaaaacgtattcttgcttttttatatgatgaagatcgtaaacatactagagattttattgctgattctcttGTTAAAGTTTTTcggattttatggtatcgaaaataaaatcttatatattgcttttgataatacctctaacaacaagactgctataagaaaaattaaaatctaagctatctccgttGTTGCccgaaatttttcatattaaatgtgcatctcatatatataatttaattgtaaaagatggtcttgagttttttgacctttatattgaaaaaatccgtcttgctgttggttttattcaagaaaataatcgaagaaaaagaattagagaatttaaagttaaatgtcaagaaaatggacttgcaccgatattgatgcctgaggaaattgatattatatggaattctacgtatgattttttaaaaactggttataaatatagagttcctattacactagcttttaatcaacattgcggttcatttgctgaatCTGCTGATTGCAtactacatgattctgattgggttgtaattaatgatcttgttaagtttttataaaaattttatgtagctacggttgaatttttcggtgcttatatcctattgtttgtaatattttggcatatatagccgatatttctggtttgctcaaagaatataaaaatgaagaaggttataaagaagcagttggtgccatgtttactaaatttaaaaaatattttttttcgattccctttatttacttggttggtgctatgctaaatccgtgcatgaaatataatactatgtgccactttagtactattatttatgctaacttagaaataaatactaacaatgattctgaacaagtacaacctgatttgtggacggctatgggtgatgcgaatgaatacatagaaaaattatataatcactatgttgatttatttgatttagctgtacctacAAATATTACTCCAACTGTCGCTCTTCATCCTCCCGatgagccatcatcttctaaaaggccggtacatagtgattttcctgattccttttatgatttaccttgttggaacagtgttgatgatagagcttacacatcaacttatcaggaagagctgaaatattatcttcggtcgccgtCAGAGGATCGCAGAtgatggatcaacacgttggattggtggaggagtaatgaaacacaatatcctgtgctttcaagattagctagagatatcttgaatgttccaatgtcaaccgttgcatcagagagcgtttttagtcagggacgacagcagtttggagacaaccgacactcattgggaagaaatgcaatgaatgttctagtttgcctcagagattggattagatcGAAAAGAAGAAACTAAGGAATAAAaccggagccgaacgacgagctgaaacttgaagaaattatgtcttcacgggagaactcaacagaatcaagttcaatgcatggttttgccccagttgactttgactatcctatgcaagttcccattaatattaacatgaatgagttggaaaaaatgatgcataatttgtagatttttcattcatgtaaattataaattttggatcatttcacaatcaataaaattctacattcattcactctttagtccttactttgtaatttttttcatttaatgatttaaattgaatttctactttaaatttaaaacttacttctaatatatcattaatttactaccaagtattattaatttaatatattaagtagcatatgtttggtatatttgtgtatatatcttctatagatgtgtatatttaatgtatacgtgtgtatatgttttataaattagtatataactatatatatatatatatatatatatgtatatatgtatatatatattgtaatgtatatatattgtagaatattttatttaaagtagtacatatatattgaatggtgtgtatatgtgtgtatatatcttctatagacgtgtatatttaacgtatacatgtgtatatattttacaaattagtatataactatatatatatatatat is from Capsicum annuum cultivar UCD-10X-F1 chromosome 5, UCD10Xv1.1, whole genome shotgun sequence and encodes:
- the LOC107872068 gene encoding protein trichome birefringence-like 33, with protein sequence MELPPLFLFRKTRFYNYLFLLLTLVVFLITYSSYLVPSSPSVTSLANLIWPNPKSPKKYKEKLPFAIGETKEGCNVFNGKWIWDEKRPLYEESECPYIQPQLTCQEHGRPDKDYQHWRWQPHGCSLPSFNATLMLETLRGKKMLFAGDSLNRGQYVSMVCLVHRLIPENAKSMKTVGSFDVFTIKAYNATIEFYWAPFLLESNSDNPGKHRIEERVVRKDSINTHGNNWKGADIIVFNTYLWWRSGSRFNILQGSFDDEVKNIVEVSTEEAYGMAMRSMLRWIKENMDPKKTRVFFTSMSPSHERSTEWGGEPNKNCYNETKMIEDPNYWGSDSRKSIMQVIGEEFGKSKEPITFLNITQLSSYRKDAHTTIYKKQWNKLTQEQLANPFSYADCFHWCLPGLQDTWNELLFTKLFYP